One Ignavibacteriales bacterium DNA segment encodes these proteins:
- a CDS encoding aldehyde dehydrogenase family protein, which yields MVEKYLNFINGHWKESSNGEFFEDRNPANTEDIVGLFPSSTAEDVDEAVRAAKNAYEKWRLVPAPKRGDVLKKVGDLMTEQKNDIAHEMTREMGKVFAETMGDVQEGIDTAYYAASEGRRLFGMNAPSELPNKMNLSFRVPVGVAGLITPFNFPMAIPTWKMFPALVCGNTVVFKPAELVPRTANWLIGLVNEAMKDVLGDEYIPGVVNLVHGSGEVVGDAIVNHPGIDLISFTGSSEVGSYINSTAGRNLKKVSLEMGGKNAQIIMPDANMDLAMEAVLWGAFGTTGQRCTATSRLIIHKDVHDDFVNRLIEKARALRLGYGNHAEVQVGPLIDHAALEKVKKYVQIGIYEDKATLLTGGDIARGEDLDNGYFFQPTIFCDVTPDMRIATEEIFGPVLSVIKCNSLDEAIGILNNTKYGLSSSIFTNDVNDAFRAVRDIKSGITYINGATIGAEAHMPFGGVKATGNGHREGGWTVYEFYTEWKAVYIDYSGKLQRAQIDNY from the coding sequence ATGGTCGAGAAATATTTAAATTTTATCAACGGACACTGGAAAGAATCATCGAACGGCGAATTTTTTGAGGACAGAAATCCCGCGAATACAGAAGATATAGTGGGATTATTTCCGTCATCCACCGCTGAGGATGTAGATGAAGCGGTGCGCGCTGCAAAGAATGCTTATGAAAAATGGCGCCTTGTACCTGCACCAAAAAGAGGTGACGTTTTGAAAAAGGTCGGCGATCTGATGACAGAACAAAAGAACGACATAGCACATGAAATGACTCGTGAAATGGGAAAGGTTTTTGCCGAAACAATGGGCGACGTACAGGAAGGGATAGATACCGCATACTATGCAGCATCGGAAGGAAGGAGATTGTTCGGAATGAACGCGCCGAGTGAGCTTCCAAACAAAATGAATCTGAGTTTCCGTGTACCGGTCGGTGTAGCGGGGCTTATCACACCGTTTAACTTTCCGATGGCAATACCAACATGGAAGATGTTTCCCGCGCTCGTGTGCGGCAATACGGTTGTATTCAAACCCGCTGAACTCGTTCCGAGAACCGCTAACTGGCTGATCGGTCTCGTAAATGAGGCAATGAAGGACGTGCTGGGTGACGAATATATCCCGGGAGTCGTAAATCTTGTGCATGGTTCGGGTGAAGTAGTCGGTGATGCGATCGTCAATCACCCCGGAATAGATCTCATTTCATTCACGGGTTCATCGGAGGTCGGAAGTTACATTAATTCTACAGCAGGAAGAAACCTCAAAAAAGTATCTCTTGAAATGGGCGGCAAGAACGCGCAGATTATCATGCCTGACGCCAATATGGACCTGGCAATGGAAGCCGTTCTTTGGGGAGCATTCGGTACAACCGGACAAAGGTGTACCGCTACTTCACGCCTTATAATTCATAAGGACGTTCACGATGATTTTGTAAACAGGCTGATCGAAAAAGCAAGAGCGCTGCGGCTCGGCTACGGCAACCATGCTGAGGTTCAGGTTGGTCCGCTCATAGATCATGCCGCGCTCGAGAAAGTAAAAAAATATGTACAGATAGGGATATATGAAGATAAGGCAACATTGCTCACCGGCGGTGATATTGCGCGGGGGGAAGACCTGGACAACGGGTATTTCTTCCAACCAACTATCTTCTGCGACGTGACTCCGGACATGCGTATTGCTACGGAGGAAATATTCGGTCCCGTACTCTCTGTAATAAAATGTAACAGCCTCGATGAAGCGATCGGGATACTCAATAACACAAAGTACGGTCTCTCATCAAGCATATTCACAAATGATGTAAATGATGCATTCCGGGCGGTGCGCGATATAAAATCCGGCATCACATACATAAACGGAGCGACTATCGGAGCCGAAGCTCACATGCCTTTCGGAGGTGTAAAAGCAACCGGCAACGGGCACCGTGAAGGCGGATGGACTGTGTATGAATTCTATACCGAATGGAAAGCTGTCTATATAGATTACTCCGGCAAGCTTCAAAGAGCGCAGATAGATAACTACTAG
- a CDS encoding PorT family protein — MKHTSKIIITLIILISTTLPAEAQFGIKGGINFPNVTAKSRYNNFKIEPQDKIGFNIGAFLDVGNAGNLEVTSSLSYVRKQISGRFGFVNPSTSDMAEMSVDYLVYSLIGKFNVFEMQKLTPYIYFAPRFNVYLSNNYEQEVQEVPQSTRNVISNNLTKFGFGVSLGVGTSINTGSRVTPFFEAQFSPDFFNAYDDGYITFKSNSFELLAGIRIGK; from the coding sequence ATGAAACACACATCAAAAATTATTATTACCCTAATAATCTTAATCAGCACTACTCTACCAGCGGAAGCGCAGTTTGGCATTAAGGGAGGTATAAACTTCCCGAATGTAACCGCAAAAAGCAGATACAATAATTTCAAAATAGAGCCGCAGGACAAAATAGGATTTAATATCGGTGCTTTTCTCGATGTTGGGAATGCCGGAAACCTGGAGGTTACTTCAAGTTTGTCATACGTACGAAAACAAATATCCGGCAGATTCGGATTTGTAAATCCGTCTACAAGTGATATGGCAGAAATGAGTGTCGATTATCTGGTGTATTCCCTTATCGGCAAATTTAATGTGTTTGAGATGCAAAAACTTACTCCTTACATCTATTTTGCTCCACGTTTTAATGTTTACCTTTCTAATAATTATGAGCAGGAAGTTCAGGAGGTACCTCAATCCACAAGAAATGTAATATCGAATAACCTTACAAAGTTTGGATTTGGTGTTTCACTCGGAGTTGGCACAAGTATTAATACAGGATCACGTGTAACCCCTTTCTTCGAAGCACAATTTTCTCCGGATTTCTTTAATGCGTATGATGACGGGTATATAACTTTCAAAAGTAACTCGTTTGAACTTCTTGCGGGGATCCGTATCGGGAAATAA